A section of the Rubritalea squalenifaciens DSM 18772 genome encodes:
- a CDS encoding sigma-70 family RNA polymerase sigma factor, with amino-acid sequence MALKHHSSGQSDDHFVVELTKHQLDLKCFIRSLMPGYGADVPDILQETNLITWQKRSEFIPGTNFKAWAFAIARNKVLQHMQKTNRRSTLLQKAELTDLLIEKSSSSTDSLELKSKALEHCLSKLSKKNREIVRARYEQGDSLAQHSSRTKRSESSLRVTLHRLRNSLRKCIENRMPQDFKP; translated from the coding sequence ATGGCACTCAAACACCATAGTTCTGGCCAATCAGATGACCATTTTGTCGTGGAGCTGACCAAGCACCAGCTCGACCTGAAATGCTTCATCCGATCCCTGATGCCCGGCTACGGCGCAGATGTCCCTGACATCCTTCAAGAGACCAACTTGATCACTTGGCAAAAACGCTCTGAATTCATCCCGGGCACAAACTTTAAGGCGTGGGCCTTTGCCATTGCCAGAAACAAGGTCTTACAGCATATGCAGAAGACGAACCGACGTTCTACACTGCTGCAGAAAGCCGAGTTAACTGATCTCCTTATCGAGAAATCTTCCAGCTCAACTGATTCCTTGGAGCTCAAATCAAAAGCTCTAGAACATTGTCTTTCCAAACTGAGTAAGAAGAATCGAGAAATAGTACGAGCCCGGTATGAACAAGGCGATTCACTGGCTCAACACTCCTCCCGAACCAAACGCTCCGAATCCTCACTGCGTGTCACTCTTCACAGACTTCGAAACTCTCTTCGCAAGTGCATCGAGAACCGAATGCCTCAAGATTTCAAACCATGA
- a CDS encoding mechanosensitive ion channel family protein: MSSADEATLSIWQRDITTFRVNIAGVTAQERVDYALSRIESTPPIELHKGPRSVYKTQDDEASVGFYFGDHFIFYLREGDLAPGQSLKEEEEKILTKLTAYAEAQARQREPRRILIGIVAFLVFTVIFVLCMVILAFYRRWIERLFSKEKIVDKKIVILGVDFSSHIAEMIKRGLLTLSWVCLAVLSYIYVVLLLRAFPYTEVWGQKLGRKVIGLIGDLLLGVLRSIPDLFTLLVIYVIIRSLINLVKYTFEGMEGSKRRGRWMDEDTRKATKRVLIILIWVFGVVVAYPYIPGSDSEAFKGISVLLGLMVSLGSTGLVNQIMAGFVVLYSGAMRSGEYVHMGDVEGTLTEVGLLSCKVLTPRGEYVSIPNAVIMNGKTVNYSRLAKKDGAVFATSITIGYDTPWKTVHRLMQDAASNTTQIKDSPKPRIIQEELGDFAVKYTLVFNVDDPQRKPAILTEVHTKIQDGFAREGIQIMSPHFNMQPEDPVLPPRD, from the coding sequence GTGAGTTCAGCAGATGAAGCCACTCTGAGCATTTGGCAACGGGATATCACTACGTTTCGAGTTAATATTGCCGGAGTAACTGCACAGGAGAGGGTGGACTATGCGCTCTCCAGAATAGAATCCACGCCTCCTATCGAGCTTCATAAGGGGCCTAGATCTGTATATAAGACTCAAGATGATGAGGCGTCGGTTGGCTTCTATTTCGGAGATCATTTCATATTTTATCTCCGAGAAGGAGATTTGGCGCCTGGTCAGAGTCTTAAAGAGGAGGAGGAAAAGATTTTAACCAAGCTGACGGCTTATGCCGAAGCCCAGGCGCGACAGCGTGAGCCTAGGAGGATCTTGATAGGCATTGTGGCTTTCCTGGTATTCACAGTGATCTTTGTTCTCTGCATGGTGATTCTTGCTTTTTATCGGAGGTGGATTGAGCGCCTTTTCTCAAAGGAAAAAATTGTCGATAAGAAAATTGTCATCCTTGGAGTCGATTTCAGCAGTCATATTGCAGAAATGATCAAAAGGGGACTTTTGACCTTGAGTTGGGTATGTCTGGCCGTTCTCAGCTACATTTATGTCGTGCTACTACTGCGGGCATTTCCCTACACGGAGGTATGGGGACAAAAGCTGGGGCGTAAAGTGATCGGTTTGATAGGTGATTTACTTCTTGGTGTTCTCAGGAGTATTCCAGACTTGTTCACCCTATTGGTTATTTACGTGATCATTCGTTCACTCATCAATTTGGTGAAATATACCTTTGAAGGCATGGAGGGATCCAAGCGCAGAGGACGCTGGATGGACGAGGATACGAGGAAAGCGACCAAGCGCGTCCTTATCATTCTTATCTGGGTTTTTGGTGTTGTCGTGGCGTATCCCTATATTCCGGGGTCAGACAGTGAGGCCTTCAAGGGAATCAGTGTGCTTTTGGGGCTTATGGTATCCTTGGGTTCCACGGGACTTGTAAACCAGATCATGGCAGGCTTTGTTGTGCTTTACTCTGGGGCTATGAGGAGTGGGGAGTACGTACACATGGGCGATGTGGAAGGGACTTTAACAGAAGTTGGGCTTCTTTCATGCAAGGTGCTTACACCTAGGGGTGAGTATGTATCGATACCTAATGCGGTCATCATGAATGGGAAAACGGTAAACTATTCGAGGCTGGCAAAAAAGGATGGAGCTGTTTTTGCCACTTCCATCACTATTGGATACGACACGCCATGGAAGACGGTTCACAGGTTGATGCAAGATGCTGCCTCTAACACGACGCAAATCAAAGACAGTCCTAAGCCTCGCATTATTCAGGAAGAGCTTGGGGATTTTGCGGTTAAGTATACTCTTGTGTTTAATGTCGATGATCCGCAAAGAAAGCCAGCCATTCTGACAGAGGTTCACACGAAGATCCAAGACGGCTTTGCGCGGGAGGGAATCCAGATCATGTCTCCACATTTCAATATGCAGCCGGAGGATCCTGTTTTACCCCCAAGAGACTAA
- a CDS encoding PH domain-containing protein — translation MVFAICGLVVVGAAICAVWLWSWLWLLILPAVSWASWKYLEVRFRVYELTSERLRIYEGVLNQTIDELELYRVKDMTIERPFWLRIVGLGTLVLITSDRSHPELHIAAINDAMGLRDQMRTLVEGLRDRKRVREMDFSSDGEGGEFEEFDFE, via the coding sequence ATGGTGTTTGCCATTTGTGGGCTGGTAGTTGTGGGGGCTGCTATATGCGCTGTTTGGCTGTGGTCATGGCTTTGGCTGCTCATTCTCCCGGCTGTCTCTTGGGCAAGTTGGAAGTACCTGGAGGTCCGGTTTCGTGTCTACGAGCTAACTAGTGAACGACTGCGAATTTATGAGGGTGTGCTTAACCAGACAATCGATGAATTGGAGTTATATCGGGTAAAGGACATGACTATCGAAAGGCCATTTTGGCTGCGTATAGTAGGGCTGGGTACGCTGGTTCTGATCACCTCAGACAGGTCGCATCCAGAATTGCACATAGCAGCTATCAATGATGCCATGGGGCTCAGGGATCAGATGAGAACTTTGGTAGAGGGTCTCAGGGATCGCAAGAGAGTCCGTGAAATGGATTTTAGCTCAGATGGTGAGGGTGGAGAATTTGAGGAATTTGACTTTGAGTAG